The genomic segment GTATTTTCGTGCTTCAACCAGGATCAATTGCTCGACAGCGTCGATTTCGCCGGACTGAACGCGCGCCTCGCGCAGAATTCGGTGCAGGAAAAATTGACCGCGCAATGGATCGACCGCTGCCTCGTGCGCATGCAGCGGCGGCCCGCGGCGGTCGCTTAGTACGGGAATAACAGCAAAGAAAAATCTGGGCGAAGCACGGCGTGTCCTTCGACGAGGCCAGGACTGCCTTCTTCGATGAACGTGCTCGGTTGATCGACGACCCTGACCACCCCGAGGAAGAGGAGCGCTTCGTTCTGGTGGGGCGGAGCAACGCGCTTCGGTTGCTCCTGGTCTGCCACTGCTACCGAAGTGAGGGCAATGTCATTCACATCATTTCGGCACGCAAGGCAGCAGCACGCGAGTCGAGCTCCTGTACATAGAGGCTACCCCACATGCGTAAGGAATACGATTTCTCGAAATCAC from the Burkholderiales bacterium genome contains:
- a CDS encoding BrnT family toxin → MWAKHGVSFDEARTAFFDERARLIDDPDHPEEEERFVLVGRSNALRLLLVCHCYRSEGNVIHIISARKAAARESSSCT